A single genomic interval of Alteromonas sp. CI.11.F.A3 harbors:
- a CDS encoding sugar phosphate isomerase/epimerase has protein sequence MNLSICTISFRHQLISIEEIAQWAQANHFQGIELWGAHANNLTDQPHYDRHWLASYGLKATMLSDYLPLLVSENVLYHKVQHLCRLAKHWGASKIRTFAGGKGSHDYTETQKAELFNRLQKICDWLAPHDLNLVIETHPKTYADSVTSTQEMFAHVDRANLQLNFDVLHVWESGADITRALDELLPHINHFHFKNISSESHLSVFAPENVYAAAGTREGMVPIFEGAVDYEHFIEYLHLHHGAGIANADTSLEWFGNHCKQVLSRDRYLIQQLQQTCLSA, from the coding sequence ATGAACCTTTCAATTTGTACCATCTCTTTTCGACACCAATTGATATCGATAGAAGAAATAGCGCAGTGGGCACAGGCCAACCATTTTCAGGGCATTGAGCTTTGGGGCGCACATGCAAATAACCTTACTGACCAACCGCATTATGATAGACATTGGCTAGCATCATATGGTCTAAAGGCCACTATGCTTAGTGATTATCTTCCGCTGCTGGTTTCTGAAAACGTGCTTTACCACAAAGTACAACACCTCTGCAGACTAGCCAAACACTGGGGTGCAAGCAAAATTCGCACTTTCGCTGGGGGAAAAGGCAGCCATGATTACACAGAAACTCAAAAAGCAGAGTTGTTCAATCGTCTACAAAAAATATGCGACTGGCTAGCTCCCCATGACTTAAATTTGGTGATAGAAACCCATCCCAAAACCTATGCCGATTCAGTAACATCAACCCAAGAAATGTTTGCTCATGTGGATAGGGCTAACCTTCAGCTTAATTTCGACGTACTCCACGTGTGGGAATCAGGCGCAGATATAACCCGCGCGCTTGATGAACTACTGCCTCATATTAATCATTTCCATTTTAAGAATATTAGCAGTGAAAGCCACCTTTCTGTCTTCGCGCCTGAAAACGTTTATGCCGCTGCAGGAACGCGAGAAGGCATGGTACCTATATTTGAAGGGGCCGTAGATTATGAACATTTTATTGAGTATTTACACCTACACCATGGTGCAGGTATAGCCAATGCAGATACCTCATTGGAGTGGTTCGGAAACCATTGCAAACAAGTGCTCAGTCGCGATAGATATTTAATTCAGCAATTACAACAAACATGTTTAAGCGCATAG
- a CDS encoding TonB-dependent receptor: protein MSHRQISQHNTKHFQKKRLSVLVSSLFACTGVSMLAMSNLAYAQEEVPEKEIERIFVTAVPGGSADPLESSVSISSIDADSPVFEVSRTTAEILRQIPGVRSEASGGDGNANIAIRGLPIASGGAKFLQLWEDGLPVLEFGDISFANADIFLRADANVARVEAIRGGSASILASNSPGGVINFISKTGEQGGGSARLTKGLTYDTTRLDFEAGHNWENGWYGHIGGFYRVGEGPREAGYDVNKGGQIKANLTKEFDGGYIRGNVKILNDRAVGYMPTPMFVSGTNANPTYSSIPGYSANGDTLQSVHTDTIQVLDEQNNVVQKRLSDGMQSDVKQFGFEASLDDIGGGWSLLNRFKMADISGEFVVPFPASVGTQDNRGAFVGNYLAGSEGRTDFSYIYATGPNTGQALAPDTSVAVIHTFNTEMQDLSNLMNNLDLSKVFTLSDDSELEVHTGWYHSEQAIENFQSWPSYLTSVEGGGDTAYVDVVDDVSGETLTSGGLISYGPAEWGNCCNGGFDLNTKIDALYVNTTYYSGDLTLDAGIRYDSGRTTGSRSLDANSIRVTDFDVNNNGTIEGVEGQVSLHNPEPEFAVDFDYDYFSYSLGANYLIDTGLSVFGRYSVGYRANSERLIGLVYSPANVADPDSSAFGKKVGDIDDERIEDQVKMLEVGVKYRFDSLDINAVYFSAETQEVVGESRVTGGPLSLRDYESSGIEVEAFYSINNFNFSGNVTWTDAEIAADDLFPDFVGNVPQRQADWVYSAIASYDTDSYTVGLNIVGTTDSYVRNENVLVMPGYLTTNVFATYRFNDDLSVSLNVNNITDEIGLTEGENAAVGASEPFTNEYVRMRSISGRSAVASINYTF, encoded by the coding sequence ATGAGTCATCGTCAAATAAGTCAACACAATACAAAGCATTTCCAGAAAAAGCGCTTGTCTGTTTTAGTATCCTCACTTTTCGCATGCACTGGTGTAAGCATGCTAGCAATGAGCAATCTTGCTTATGCTCAAGAAGAAGTGCCGGAAAAAGAAATAGAACGAATCTTTGTTACTGCAGTGCCAGGTGGAAGTGCAGATCCACTGGAGTCTTCAGTATCGATTTCTAGCATAGACGCAGACAGCCCCGTTTTTGAAGTATCTCGTACAACAGCCGAGATACTTAGACAAATTCCAGGCGTTCGTTCAGAAGCATCTGGTGGTGACGGTAATGCGAACATTGCTATTCGTGGCTTACCGATAGCATCTGGCGGTGCGAAATTCTTGCAGCTTTGGGAAGACGGCCTTCCAGTATTAGAGTTTGGCGATATTTCTTTTGCTAACGCAGATATCTTTTTACGCGCAGACGCAAACGTCGCACGTGTTGAAGCTATTCGAGGTGGTTCAGCATCTATACTGGCGAGTAACTCACCGGGTGGTGTTATCAACTTTATTAGCAAAACGGGCGAGCAAGGCGGCGGCTCAGCAAGACTTACTAAAGGATTAACTTACGATACTACTCGATTAGATTTTGAGGCCGGTCATAATTGGGAAAATGGTTGGTACGGACACATCGGCGGCTTTTATAGAGTAGGTGAAGGCCCTCGTGAAGCTGGATATGATGTTAACAAAGGCGGCCAGATAAAAGCTAACCTAACGAAAGAATTTGATGGCGGTTATATCCGCGGTAATGTGAAAATTCTTAACGATCGTGCAGTAGGTTATATGCCAACACCTATGTTCGTAAGTGGTACAAATGCGAACCCAACATATAGCTCTATTCCTGGCTACTCAGCCAATGGCGACACCCTGCAAAGTGTGCATACAGATACTATTCAAGTACTGGATGAACAAAATAATGTTGTGCAAAAGCGACTTTCAGATGGCATGCAGTCTGACGTTAAGCAATTTGGTTTTGAAGCCAGCTTGGATGACATTGGCGGCGGCTGGTCATTATTAAACCGCTTTAAAATGGCTGATATAAGTGGTGAATTTGTCGTTCCCTTCCCCGCGTCGGTAGGCACGCAGGACAATCGTGGTGCGTTCGTTGGAAATTATCTTGCAGGCTCTGAAGGGCGAACAGACTTCAGCTATATCTATGCAACGGGTCCCAATACAGGTCAAGCACTTGCGCCGGATACCTCTGTTGCCGTGATTCACACGTTTAATACAGAGATGCAAGATTTAAGCAACCTGATGAATAACTTAGATTTAAGCAAGGTGTTCACGTTATCTGATGATTCAGAGTTAGAAGTTCATACGGGTTGGTACCACTCAGAGCAAGCAATAGAAAACTTTCAAAGTTGGCCTTCTTATCTAACATCAGTTGAAGGCGGTGGTGACACTGCGTATGTCGATGTTGTAGATGACGTGAGTGGAGAAACTCTGACTAGTGGCGGATTAATTTCATACGGTCCAGCTGAGTGGGGAAATTGTTGTAATGGTGGTTTCGACTTAAACACTAAGATTGATGCACTTTATGTAAATACGACTTATTACAGTGGAGACTTAACGTTAGATGCAGGTATCCGTTACGACTCAGGACGTACTACCGGCTCTCGTTCACTTGATGCTAATTCAATTCGAGTTACAGACTTCGACGTGAATAACAACGGTACGATAGAGGGCGTAGAAGGTCAGGTGTCTTTGCATAACCCAGAGCCTGAATTCGCTGTCGACTTTGACTATGACTATTTTTCATATTCACTTGGTGCAAATTACCTAATAGACACTGGTTTAAGTGTATTTGGACGCTACTCCGTAGGCTATCGCGCTAATTCAGAACGTCTTATTGGCTTGGTCTATTCACCTGCGAATGTTGCAGATCCAGATAGCTCGGCCTTTGGCAAAAAAGTAGGTGATATTGATGATGAGCGTATTGAAGATCAAGTAAAAATGTTAGAAGTCGGTGTTAAGTATCGTTTCGATAGTTTAGATATCAACGCCGTTTATTTCTCAGCAGAAACCCAAGAAGTCGTTGGCGAAAGCCGTGTTACCGGCGGTCCATTATCGTTACGTGATTATGAGTCTTCAGGTATCGAAGTAGAAGCCTTCTACTCTATCAACAACTTTAACTTCTCTGGTAATGTAACCTGGACAGATGCTGAAATTGCAGCAGACGATTTATTCCCTGACTTTGTTGGAAACGTACCACAACGCCAAGCGGATTGGGTATATTCTGCAATCGCATCTTATGACACAGATTCATACACAGTAGGGCTAAACATAGTTGGTACAACTGACTCATATGTACGAAATGAAAATGTATTGGTCATGCCCGGTTACCTAACAACAAATGTGTTTGCAACTTATCGTTTCAATGATGACCTTTCAGTATCGCTGAACGTTAATAATATAACAGATGAAATTGGTTTAACTGAAGGTGAGAATGCTGCTGTAGGTGCATCAGAGCCATTTACTAATGAATACGTAAGAATGCGTTCAATTAGTGGCCGAAGTGCAGTTGCAAGCATCAACTATACTTTCTAA
- a CDS encoding tryptophan halogenase family protein produces the protein MRKPDNAIKKVIIVGGGTAGWMSASALASSFKNNSVDITLVESDQIGTIGVGEASIPHIKTFNRHVGITEKDFMRRTQATFKLGIEFVDWKQKGHQYFHPFGPYGVDMDGVSFHAFWQRLQACGHKDTLDQYNIMAMAAKQHRFRHPVQQKNTPLSEIGYAYHFDSTLYASYLRDIAESKGVKRIEGKVVDTTLRNDNGFLKSITMENGQTLEADLFIDCSGFYGLLIDKVFKVPFVDWSHYLPNNSAWAVGSEKLNSQPPFTRSTAVEAGWQWRIPLQSRTGNGIVYSSAHTDDQSAQDTLLRNIEGKLVGEPRKISFKTGHRAQFWVKNCVAIGLSSGFLEPLESTSIHLIQSGISRLIKLFPDLDFEQIDIDHFNEQSTTEFQQIRDFLICHYKVTERTDSSYWQFCKNMEVPDSLSRKLSLFESRGRIFRENEELFNRYSWLAVMVGQGLTSRGYDANADIYSEQELKKRMADIKHIIDVNAKSIPEHGAYVENYCKT, from the coding sequence ATGCGCAAACCTGATAATGCGATAAAGAAAGTCATCATAGTTGGTGGCGGTACTGCTGGATGGATGAGTGCTTCTGCTTTAGCAAGCTCCTTTAAAAACAACAGCGTAGATATCACCTTGGTGGAATCTGACCAAATTGGCACCATTGGTGTTGGCGAAGCAAGTATTCCGCATATAAAAACATTTAACCGTCACGTTGGTATTACTGAAAAAGACTTTATGAGACGAACTCAAGCCACTTTTAAACTAGGCATTGAGTTTGTTGATTGGAAGCAAAAAGGCCATCAATACTTTCACCCTTTCGGGCCATATGGCGTAGATATGGATGGCGTGAGTTTCCACGCGTTTTGGCAGCGATTGCAGGCCTGTGGCCATAAAGACACCTTAGATCAGTACAACATAATGGCGATGGCTGCTAAACAACATCGCTTTAGGCACCCCGTTCAGCAGAAGAATACGCCGCTATCTGAAATTGGCTATGCGTATCACTTTGATAGCACTCTATACGCGTCTTATTTGCGTGATATCGCAGAGAGTAAGGGCGTCAAGCGCATAGAAGGCAAAGTCGTTGATACGACATTGCGAAATGACAATGGCTTTTTGAAAAGCATTACAATGGAAAATGGACAAACCTTAGAAGCCGACTTATTTATCGACTGTTCTGGGTTTTACGGTTTACTTATAGACAAAGTGTTTAAGGTCCCCTTCGTCGATTGGAGCCACTATTTACCAAATAATAGCGCTTGGGCCGTGGGTAGTGAAAAGCTAAACTCTCAACCCCCTTTTACCCGCTCTACCGCTGTAGAAGCCGGGTGGCAATGGCGAATACCACTACAATCACGTACAGGCAATGGCATTGTATATTCTAGTGCGCACACCGATGATCAAAGTGCACAAGATACACTGCTGCGAAATATAGAAGGGAAATTAGTAGGTGAACCACGAAAAATAAGCTTCAAAACAGGTCATCGTGCACAGTTTTGGGTGAAAAACTGTGTTGCAATCGGACTGTCATCTGGTTTCTTAGAGCCTTTGGAATCGACATCCATTCACTTGATTCAGTCTGGTATCTCTAGGCTCATCAAACTCTTTCCAGATTTAGACTTTGAACAAATCGATATCGACCACTTTAATGAACAATCAACCACCGAGTTCCAACAGATTCGTGACTTTTTAATTTGTCACTACAAAGTGACAGAGCGCACTGATTCAAGCTATTGGCAGTTCTGCAAAAACATGGAAGTACCAGATAGCTTATCCCGCAAGCTTTCTCTGTTTGAAAGCAGAGGGCGGATCTTCAGAGAAAACGAGGAGCTATTTAATCGTTATTCTTGGCTTGCTGTCATGGTTGGGCAAGGTCTTACTTCTCGCGGATATGATGCAAATGCAGACATTTACTCTGAGCAAGAACTGAAGAAGAGAATGGCTGATATAAAACACATAATTGATGTAAACGCGAAGTCGATTCCGGAACACGGCGCCTACGTAGAGAATTACTGTAAAACCTAG
- a CDS encoding glycoside hydrolase family 32 protein has protein sequence MHSTLRETSPSQNGKWEPHFHFYKFGHWINDPNGLFYLDGKYHLFFQLNPDATVWGNMHWGAAESTDLINWEHKPIALYAEPEGLGYIFSGGAIVDGKNTSGFGIDNVPPIIATFTQQSIEEEQVQSIAYSVDGGNTFSMFNENPVIANPGIKDFRDPKVVWFDGQDEQYWVKAVVAGHCVHFYKSNNLKTWTKLSEFGEGVGAHGGVWECPDLFPLRCEETGQQLWVLLISINPGGPNGGSATQYFIGSFDGIEFVPQDGEIRWLDHGTDCYAGITWDNTPNILEERVYTAWMSNWDYANNTPDDTWRGAMTLPRSIKLGKSNHSYRLLTPVFPDFSSYGTQEAEFACNQALPQAYKLSLNISPRETQTDIVWTNEEGEVFSISIDLKRSEIIVDRSQTGFSDKGFDSTSTIPIVFDVNDTICLAVYVDVCSFECFFNDGEQCITSLVFPSSSLNNVNISEHVTNIALKDLT, from the coding sequence ATGCATAGTACCCTTCGCGAGACATCCCCATCGCAAAATGGCAAATGGGAGCCACACTTTCATTTTTACAAGTTTGGTCATTGGATAAATGACCCTAACGGGCTGTTTTATTTAGATGGAAAGTATCATCTTTTCTTTCAGTTAAACCCTGATGCGACTGTGTGGGGCAATATGCACTGGGGAGCAGCAGAGTCGACTGATTTGATCAATTGGGAGCACAAACCAATTGCGTTGTATGCTGAGCCAGAAGGGTTGGGATACATTTTCTCGGGCGGGGCAATAGTCGATGGAAAAAACACTTCAGGCTTTGGTATAGATAATGTCCCTCCAATAATTGCTACTTTCACGCAACAGTCTATAGAAGAGGAACAGGTACAAAGTATCGCCTATTCTGTTGATGGTGGTAATACGTTTAGCATGTTTAATGAAAACCCTGTAATTGCTAACCCTGGTATTAAAGACTTTAGAGATCCAAAGGTGGTTTGGTTTGATGGACAAGACGAACAATATTGGGTTAAAGCTGTAGTCGCCGGGCACTGCGTACATTTCTACAAGTCTAATAATCTTAAAACATGGACAAAACTGTCAGAGTTTGGTGAGGGCGTTGGCGCTCATGGCGGTGTGTGGGAATGCCCTGATTTGTTTCCTTTACGGTGTGAAGAAACTGGGCAGCAACTTTGGGTGCTATTAATCAGCATCAACCCTGGTGGGCCTAATGGTGGCTCGGCAACTCAATATTTCATAGGTAGCTTCGACGGTATCGAATTCGTACCGCAAGATGGTGAAATTCGTTGGTTAGACCATGGTACAGATTGCTATGCGGGTATTACTTGGGATAACACACCAAATATACTGGAAGAAAGAGTGTACACAGCGTGGATGAGCAATTGGGACTACGCAAATAATACCCCTGATGATACGTGGCGTGGTGCGATGACGCTACCTAGAAGCATTAAGTTAGGTAAAAGTAATCATTCATATCGGCTGTTGACGCCAGTCTTTCCAGATTTTAGTTCATATGGAACGCAAGAAGCCGAATTTGCGTGTAATCAGGCTCTACCCCAAGCCTACAAGCTCTCATTAAATATATCTCCACGCGAAACGCAAACCGATATCGTATGGACTAATGAGGAAGGTGAAGTCTTTTCTATTTCTATTGACCTAAAACGCTCTGAAATAATAGTAGACCGAAGTCAAACGGGCTTTTCTGACAAAGGATTTGACTCAACGTCGACCATACCCATCGTGTTCGATGTGAATGATACTATTTGTTTAGCGGTTTATGTTGATGTGTGTTCATTCGAATGCTTTTTTAACGACGGTGAGCAATGCATCACCTCGTTAGTATTCCCTTCATCCTCCCTGAATAACGTGAATATTTCCGAACATGTTACCAACATTGCTTTAAAAGACTTAACTTAA
- a CDS encoding heparan-alpha-glucosaminide N-acetyltransferase domain-containing protein: MTISATTPIRASQPANERLLTFDFARGILIILMVLVHVLDFYGDTSTRESLVGSTIRLLANWQVAAWFVFIMGMFITYSGQQSLSTGLKRALGLFALGYALNIARGSIPMWLSLQFGLVTQEQLGSYTPTTEFFIVDILQFAGLALACCLLVKHLLPEPKHWLISALLVTFASPSIWDTSTGWIYIDSVLKLLFGNVNQGAMFPLFPWLAYPLVGMAFGHWLRKSCNIREFFQKSLWVGTAIIAVGLPITITDTAYHMASNMRPGPGMVISLTGGALVFLWLCQRLTENQSANRFVSLLCFWGRNVTTYYVIQWLLIGWGLMLVGSQQLPQIAAISAMLVVMALSHFGVLLWLKIHNVRSMKIA, translated from the coding sequence ATGACCATTTCGGCCACAACGCCAATACGGGCTTCTCAGCCTGCTAATGAACGCCTTCTCACGTTCGATTTTGCCAGAGGAATACTTATTATCTTAATGGTACTGGTCCACGTCCTAGACTTCTATGGCGATACAAGTACGCGTGAAAGTTTAGTGGGCTCTACTATTAGGCTTCTTGCCAACTGGCAAGTGGCCGCGTGGTTTGTATTTATTATGGGAATGTTTATTACCTACAGCGGCCAACAATCGTTATCAACGGGTTTAAAACGCGCGTTAGGGTTATTCGCACTGGGCTATGCGCTAAATATTGCCAGAGGCTCCATTCCAATGTGGCTTTCGCTACAATTCGGGCTAGTAACACAGGAGCAATTGGGAAGCTATACGCCTACTACTGAATTTTTTATTGTGGATATTTTACAATTTGCTGGCTTAGCGTTAGCGTGCTGTTTACTTGTAAAGCATCTTTTGCCAGAGCCCAAGCATTGGCTAATAAGTGCTCTTTTAGTAACTTTCGCTTCACCCTCTATATGGGATACATCTACAGGCTGGATATATATTGATAGCGTATTGAAACTACTATTTGGAAACGTAAATCAAGGCGCAATGTTTCCACTTTTTCCTTGGTTAGCATACCCACTAGTGGGCATGGCATTTGGCCATTGGTTAAGAAAGTCGTGCAACATTCGTGAGTTCTTTCAAAAGTCATTGTGGGTAGGCACCGCCATAATCGCGGTGGGTTTACCAATAACCATCACCGACACGGCGTATCATATGGCAAGTAACATGCGGCCAGGCCCTGGTATGGTTATTAGCTTAACAGGTGGTGCGCTAGTTTTTTTATGGCTCTGCCAACGTTTAACAGAAAATCAGAGTGCTAATCGTTTTGTTTCACTTTTGTGCTTTTGGGGGAGAAACGTTACGACCTATTACGTTATTCAATGGCTGTTGATTGGCTGGGGGTTAATGCTAGTAGGCTCTCAACAATTGCCGCAGATAGCGGCGATTTCGGCAATGTTAGTGGTAATGGCACTGTCTCACTTTGGCGTATTGTTGTGGTTAAAGATACATAATGTTCGTTCAATGAAAATAGCGTAG